In Sebaldella termitidis ATCC 33386, one DNA window encodes the following:
- a CDS encoding autotransporter domain-containing protein, giving the protein MKNKKMLFFLTLNAASTLFADTNKAETIKNNRLYQNMLKNINVNKSNEKNYKLIERILKQKNKELKDLYLQGDYIVKPEYLEWQVFFSGFYNNKQRNDNTMENALYYSNPKTTGDSNKINREIYESIIKSGISDDILFSILNGNKELYSVLTADQKILVDKLFSGSQHATQGNFKPYYKDSDYKVVDLGLSIDVKGVDREVSDIKVSDIIVPNIQSNMIEVSIPDELDIPVLDIVSFNPSIPNITTINFNPIPILNLNGTGGGNGGTTGFFPYGDSNGSNSIISQMDITSGTITVRTQGNDEWAATNPGFYNYTLDNVIGTPSAGLKYDMRQIYDPVAGTWEEELAVLPTGIYTDSILNYKDIYGMYVQGIFKVVDNPITRLGAAGGNPEDLKVTLEGDVPDAEYLVQILHYDEHYMGYDPETGEMLKYTLTDMENNGWITAAEKQELGDKFLDTSLEHTADNRWFQYVENNGTWELKGSNVVAVNLQAHGAYEEANSYFTNRGTITGLNEASTVNNLLGKQVAFMFTEGDVYNKQEGFDNTGKIEMRAPESVIFLMTNNASSGYFTEDMNSEGEHNKYVGAGKHVMMNNGDMKLYGNSSVGFYTNNATYSHYNYSMDYHEDGSWNWYESGNGLFRSELQLYKPITVLGDQSIGLDIERSINFENSKLKVDVGTEDPRQAVANSSGYNGLENSGNISGGNSSYTENSVGAYINMSFEKNNSTISVNDCRSGTCISTYENKAKPIVLNDYYFNVGEYSRGGAAVRVEEHADVTLGSSADSAKSNIINLLAGGENNAGIYISGTEAQVKTNGMILNIDGKAQVGSQVENDGKFFHNNGIINVNGVNNTGVAVRSSGTGELNNNGIVNTGMSNLGVYNDGTFNMNGGSIVSNGLASVGIYSETGNTDTNLKGGSIRAENGGIGLYAGNGSVMNLHEGLNLSSGNKGLLFYNYDNSTVSGKYDLTGTVGASVENGGSAFYVKEGTSITDYLNNSFTGSGKLELTMDSGSKLYILEGTGTTLSLSSLDGMVNPGSSLTNNVIISSASASDYIPLSMNKGALILDRNVNLDSSSELYKRSEFSSVKVDLTSGNSITGSQSDQTGIAQRNYENSSGKDAVKITNDGSIALTGNNAVGIASDYGHVVNNSTVKTTGEKSVAIYSANGTTTENNGEIVIGGNNSAGIYGANYLDGINSSAVLKYGDDKIDISNNGRIISEGNGKVYGIYADNKYLSRNDSAVRLGSGSNIDLSSSNGGVGIYANNTRLTGEGILSVGNSGVGLYAKDSDVNLNNFTLNLNGDKALGFYLDGNTNFTGNGNININGNGILVFNINSNGTFTNDFIINSSAGSTYTLGNVADNTFRYTGSASLAGNGSFIYGKNSAVLLDTGSVINAAEDNVVGISMEGQYNGSLPSGFQSGVDAENKGDITLTGSNSAGIYAVNSSRVKNSGNITVGNNSAGISTKGTASSAVNSGTISIGEISTGIYGSESSFAENTADGKILSNASETAGIYMDGSATAQLVNNGLVELNGDKSRGIYVKGNGVKTITNNGTIKIGNSSDINNPGIGIYSTASGNTILNSGNILTGNNSVGIYADGGTVNQSGLIMTGSSGTGIYGDRANIVLNAGSEINVGNDKAAGIYALNGTSIISNGKLTAGENSYGYALKSGSGLENNSEITLKNNSVFVYGDSAGNIKNNAGITMDGSDITGFYTVNGGNIENNGSINGITGTANIGIYSQNGTVRNTGEIILGNSVINDFMDTKKNKYTVGIFGENSNVYNSGNVKVGYYGIGVYGSGGRVENHGNITSDAEGAIGLFIEKGTLENFGDITLNGQNSIGIYANKLSTVTNHGVITMNGESSQGVYLNIGSVLENNGVININAGKSQGILIKGGGDLVNNTGGIINLGIGAEGSETVSYGSATDYPIPSIVNGGIINVSENFELNGIDISIKVNPETISTPTLSEDMGADFVSDAVKFYAPSFDTSEPIGILSGFASGTHAEVYKLKDVFNPMTDDGGPNSGLVKVRSKSLTWSATPVLNSSGKVDIWMQKIPYDNFTSGLWYEDFGRALDTKYVGSNGNTGLIFDKIDTIETEPDFRKTMSNLAGDIYANMNQREETIGEIFENSLNLMQDSKNNTKENVKLNVITGKGRSKEETDGVVDYDYTTVGIQALREVERTYRHKFGYSLGYAHTDFDLKDGNNSKEKADTLQLGFHNNYNFNNWILKNDITGRASFYNIDRNLNWTNSENSNMTGDYQVYSVTSDNNLGKEFSIGKNSSITPYGGVKLMYINRPSFSESGLEALQVDGNDAWSIKPKAGFELKTAVPLGSKDSWKLKGALDVAYEYELADLNEREYAKLVNVETDYHKLAKPADDKGQLRTKASIGVEIEDRYGVFVTGEYKLGEHNQDEYRAGITLKAIF; this is encoded by the coding sequence ATGAAAAATAAGAAGATGTTATTTTTCTTGACATTAAATGCGGCATCGACGTTATTTGCTGATACAAATAAAGCGGAAACAATAAAAAATAACAGGTTATATCAAAATATGTTAAAGAATATAAATGTAAATAAATCAAATGAAAAAAATTATAAACTTATAGAACGAATACTCAAACAAAAAAATAAAGAACTGAAAGATTTATACTTACAGGGAGACTATATTGTTAAACCTGAGTATCTGGAATGGCAGGTATTCTTCAGCGGTTTCTATAATAATAAACAGCGTAATGATAATACTATGGAAAATGCCCTGTATTATTCCAATCCTAAAACTACCGGAGATAGTAACAAGATAAACAGGGAAATATATGAAAGTATTATAAAAAGCGGAATAAGCGATGATATTTTATTCTCTATACTAAATGGAAATAAAGAACTGTACTCAGTGCTTACAGCGGATCAAAAAATTCTGGTTGATAAACTGTTCTCGGGCAGTCAGCATGCAACACAGGGAAACTTTAAGCCTTATTATAAAGACAGTGATTATAAAGTAGTAGATCTGGGTCTTAGTATAGATGTTAAAGGTGTAGACAGAGAAGTATCCGATATAAAGGTCTCGGATATAATTGTACCAAATATTCAGTCTAATATGATAGAGGTCTCAATTCCTGATGAATTAGATATACCAGTATTGGATATAGTATCATTTAATCCTAGTATACCTAATATCACCACAATAAACTTCAATCCGATTCCGATTCTGAATCTGAACGGAACAGGCGGTGGAAACGGAGGAACAACAGGTTTTTTCCCATACGGTGACTCTAATGGAAGTAATTCCATAATATCACAAATGGATATAACAAGCGGTACAATAACTGTAAGAACACAGGGAAATGATGAATGGGCGGCGACGAATCCGGGATTTTATAATTATACATTAGATAATGTGATAGGAACTCCGTCGGCAGGTTTGAAATATGATATGAGACAGATTTATGATCCTGTAGCCGGAACATGGGAGGAAGAGCTGGCAGTACTTCCAACGGGAATATATACCGATTCAATTCTTAATTATAAGGATATTTACGGAATGTATGTACAGGGTATATTTAAAGTAGTAGATAACCCGATAACAAGATTAGGTGCAGCAGGTGGAAATCCGGAAGATTTGAAAGTAACACTTGAGGGTGATGTGCCTGATGCGGAATATCTGGTACAAATCCTGCATTATGACGAGCATTATATGGGATATGACCCTGAAACAGGAGAAATGCTGAAATATACACTGACAGATATGGAAAATAACGGATGGATAACAGCAGCAGAAAAGCAGGAGCTGGGAGATAAATTTTTAGATACCTCGCTGGAACATACAGCAGATAACAGATGGTTTCAGTATGTGGAAAATAACGGAACATGGGAACTAAAGGGATCAAATGTAGTGGCGGTAAATCTGCAGGCACACGGAGCATATGAAGAAGCAAACAGTTACTTTACCAACAGGGGAACAATAACAGGGCTGAATGAAGCAAGTACAGTTAATAATCTGTTAGGAAAACAAGTAGCATTTATGTTTACTGAAGGCGATGTGTATAATAAACAGGAGGGTTTTGACAATACAGGAAAAATAGAGATGAGAGCACCGGAAAGCGTAATATTTCTGATGACTAATAATGCATCTTCCGGTTATTTCACAGAAGATATGAACAGTGAGGGTGAACATAATAAATATGTCGGCGCAGGTAAACATGTAATGATGAATAACGGAGATATGAAGCTTTACGGGAACAGCAGTGTGGGCTTCTATACAAATAACGCTACATACAGTCATTATAATTACAGTATGGATTATCATGAAGACGGAAGCTGGAATTGGTATGAGTCAGGAAACGGGCTGTTCAGATCAGAGCTTCAGCTTTATAAACCAATAACTGTTCTCGGAGATCAGAGCATAGGACTTGATATAGAAAGAAGCATTAATTTTGAAAATTCAAAGTTGAAAGTAGATGTAGGGACAGAGGATCCAAGACAGGCTGTTGCCAATTCATCAGGATATAACGGTTTGGAAAACAGCGGTAATATTTCAGGCGGAAACAGCAGTTATACCGAAAATTCCGTAGGAGCCTATATAAATATGAGCTTTGAAAAAAATAACAGTACAATAAGCGTAAATGACTGCAGAAGCGGAACATGTATAAGTACTTATGAAAATAAAGCAAAGCCTATAGTATTGAATGACTATTATTTTAATGTAGGAGAATATTCAAGAGGCGGAGCAGCTGTGAGAGTGGAGGAACATGCAGATGTAACACTCGGTTCCTCGGCAGACAGTGCAAAGTCAAATATAATAAATCTCCTTGCAGGTGGGGAAAATAATGCCGGAATATATATTTCCGGGACAGAAGCACAGGTGAAAACCAATGGAATGATATTAAATATAGACGGTAAAGCACAGGTAGGATCACAGGTAGAAAATGACGGGAAATTTTTTCATAACAATGGAATTATAAATGTAAACGGTGTTAATAATACGGGAGTGGCTGTAAGAAGCAGCGGAACCGGGGAATTGAACAATAATGGTATTGTCAATACAGGTATGAGCAATCTGGGAGTATATAATGACGGCACATTTAATATGAACGGAGGAAGTATAGTATCAAACGGTCTTGCTTCAGTGGGAATATACAGTGAAACCGGAAATACAGATACAAATCTGAAAGGCGGCAGCATAAGAGCCGAAAACGGAGGGATAGGTCTTTACGCAGGTAACGGTTCCGTGATGAATCTGCATGAAGGTTTAAATTTAAGCTCGGGAAATAAAGGATTATTATTTTATAACTATGATAATTCCACAGTTTCAGGAAAATATGATCTTACAGGAACTGTCGGAGCTTCTGTGGAAAACGGCGGAAGTGCATTTTATGTAAAAGAAGGGACTTCAATAACAGATTATCTGAATAATTCATTTACAGGAAGCGGGAAACTTGAATTAACAATGGATTCAGGATCAAAGTTATATATTCTTGAAGGGACTGGAACAACACTGAGTTTGAGTTCTCTTGACGGAATGGTAAATCCCGGCTCTTCGCTTACAAACAATGTAATAATAAGCTCTGCAAGTGCAAGTGATTATATACCGCTGTCAATGAATAAAGGAGCACTGATTTTGGACAGAAATGTAAATCTGGACAGCAGCAGTGAATTATATAAGAGATCAGAATTTTCATCTGTAAAAGTGGATTTAACAAGCGGGAATTCAATAACAGGTTCTCAGTCTGACCAGACTGGTATAGCACAAAGAAACTATGAGAATTCTTCTGGTAAAGATGCGGTGAAAATAACTAATGACGGTTCAATAGCTCTCACAGGAAATAATGCTGTAGGAATTGCTTCTGATTATGGTCATGTGGTAAATAACAGCACAGTGAAAACTACCGGGGAGAAATCCGTGGCAATATATTCGGCAAATGGAACAACAACGGAAAATAACGGGGAAATTGTAATAGGAGGAAATAACAGTGCCGGAATTTACGGAGCAAATTATCTGGACGGGATAAATTCGTCAGCAGTATTAAAGTATGGTGATGATAAGATAGATATTTCCAATAACGGCAGAATTATTTCTGAAGGAAACGGGAAAGTATACGGAATTTATGCTGATAATAAATATTTATCAAGAAATGATTCAGCTGTCAGACTGGGAAGCGGCTCTAATATAGACCTGTCATCTTCAAACGGAGGAGTAGGGATATATGCTAACAATACTAGGCTGACAGGAGAAGGAATTCTGAGTGTAGGTAACAGCGGAGTAGGGCTTTATGCCAAAGACAGTGATGTAAACCTGAATAATTTTACGCTGAACCTAAACGGAGATAAGGCACTCGGCTTCTATCTGGACGGAAATACTAATTTTACAGGAAACGGCAATATAAATATAAACGGTAACGGAATACTGGTATTTAACATAAATTCAAACGGAACATTTACAAATGATTTTATTATAAATTCATCGGCAGGTTCTACATATACACTTGGAAATGTAGCGGATAATACATTCAGATATACAGGAAGTGCCAGTCTTGCCGGAAACGGAAGTTTTATATACGGAAAAAATTCCGCAGTGCTTTTAGATACGGGTTCTGTGATAAATGCCGCAGAGGATAATGTGGTGGGGATTTCTATGGAAGGGCAGTATAACGGGAGTCTTCCTTCAGGATTTCAAAGCGGAGTTGATGCAGAAAATAAAGGGGATATTACATTAACAGGAAGTAATTCAGCCGGAATTTATGCTGTAAATTCTTCAAGAGTGAAAAATAGCGGAAATATTACTGTAGGAAACAATTCGGCCGGAATAAGCACAAAAGGAACAGCTTCTTCGGCAGTTAACAGCGGGACTATTTCAATAGGAGAAATTTCAACAGGAATTTACGGTTCAGAGAGCAGTTTTGCAGAAAATACAGCTGATGGAAAAATATTAAGCAATGCTTCCGAAACAGCAGGTATATATATGGACGGTTCAGCGACAGCTCAGCTTGTAAATAACGGTCTTGTAGAACTAAACGGCGATAAATCAAGAGGGATTTATGTAAAAGGAAATGGTGTAAAAACTATTACAAATAACGGAACGATAAAAATAGGGAATTCATCAGATATAAATAATCCCGGAATAGGAATTTACAGTACTGCTTCAGGAAATACTATACTGAATTCCGGAAATATATTAACCGGAAATAATTCTGTGGGAATTTATGCCGACGGCGGAACTGTAAACCAAAGCGGTCTGATAATGACAGGCAGCAGCGGAACAGGTATTTATGGTGACAGAGCCAATATCGTATTAAATGCAGGTTCAGAAATAAATGTCGGAAATGATAAAGCAGCAGGTATTTACGCATTAAACGGAACAAGTATAATAAGCAACGGAAAGCTGACAGCAGGGGAAAACAGCTACGGATATGCATTGAAATCCGGATCGGGGCTGGAAAATAATTCTGAAATAACATTGAAAAATAATTCAGTATTTGTTTACGGGGATTCAGCCGGAAATATTAAAAATAATGCCGGAATTACAATGGATGGTTCTGATATAACAGGATTTTATACGGTAAATGGCGGAAATATAGAAAATAACGGAAGTATTAACGGTATTACCGGAACAGCCAATATAGGTATTTATTCACAAAACGGAACTGTAAGAAATACCGGTGAAATAATACTCGGGAATTCAGTAATAAATGATTTTATGGATACGAAAAAGAATAAGTATACTGTGGGTATATTTGGAGAGAATTCAAATGTATATAACAGCGGAAATGTAAAAGTAGGATATTACGGAATCGGTGTCTACGGCTCGGGCGGACGTGTAGAAAACCACGGAAATATCACATCTGATGCAGAAGGGGCAATAGGACTCTTTATAGAAAAAGGCACGCTTGAAAACTTTGGTGATATAACATTAAACGGACAAAATTCAATAGGAATATACGCAAATAAACTTTCGACTGTAACAAATCACGGAGTAATAACTATGAACGGGGAATCTTCACAGGGAGTTTACCTGAATATAGGTTCGGTTCTTGAAAATAACGGTGTAATAAATATAAACGCCGGAAAAAGTCAGGGAATACTCATAAAAGGCGGGGGAGACCTTGTCAATAATACAGGGGGAATTATTAATCTCGGTATAGGTGCCGAAGGTTCTGAGACAGTTTCCTACGGAAGTGCTACAGATTATCCGATTCCAAGTATAGTAAACGGCGGAATAATAAATGTATCCGAGAATTTTGAATTAAACGGTATAGATATATCAATAAAAGTAAATCCTGAAACAATAAGCACACCGACATTATCAGAGGATATGGGAGCAGACTTTGTATCCGATGCGGTAAAATTCTATGCACCTTCATTTGATACATCGGAACCTATAGGGATCTTAAGCGGATTTGCATCCGGCACACATGCTGAAGTGTATAAACTGAAAGATGTATTTAATCCGATGACAGATGACGGAGGACCGAATTCAGGGCTGGTAAAGGTAAGAAGCAAATCTCTGACTTGGTCTGCAACACCTGTTCTAAACTCAAGCGGGAAAGTAGATATATGGATGCAGAAAATTCCGTATGATAATTTTACAAGCGGATTATGGTATGAAGACTTTGGACGTGCTCTTGATACAAAATATGTAGGGTCAAACGGTAATACGGGACTAATATTTGACAAGATTGATACAATAGAAACAGAGCCGGATTTCAGAAAAACAATGTCTAATCTTGCGGGAGACATATATGCGAATATGAATCAAAGAGAGGAAACGATAGGCGAAATATTTGAAAATTCACTAAATTTAATGCAGGATTCTAAAAATAATACAAAAGAAAATGTAAAATTAAATGTTATAACAGGAAAAGGAAGATCAAAAGAAGAAACTGACGGAGTAGTGGATTATGATTATACTACTGTGGGAATACAGGCTTTGAGAGAAGTGGAAAGAACTTACAGACATAAATTCGGATACTCTTTGGGATATGCACATACTGATTTTGATCTGAAGGACGGAAATAACAGTAAAGAAAAAGCAGATACACTGCAGCTGGGATTCCACAATAACTATAATTTTAATAACTGGATACTGAAAAATGATATTACAGGAAGAGCAAGCTTTTATAATATAGATAGAAATCTAAACTGGACAAATTCAGAAAACTCGAATATGACAGGTGACTATCAGGTATATAGCGTGACAAGCGACAATAATCTGGGTAAAGAATTTTCAATTGGCAAAAATTCAAGCATTACACCATACGGCGGAGTAAAGCTTATGTATATTAACAGACCGTCATTCAGTGAATCAGGTCTTGAAGCACTTCAGGTGGACGGGAATGATGCATGGAGCATAAAACCGAAAGCTGGTTTTGAGCTAAAAACAGCCGTACCTTTGGGGTCGAAAGATTCATGGAAATTAAAAGGAGCACTTGATGTCGCTTATGAATATGAACTGGCAGATCTGAATGAAAGAGAATATGCGAAACTTGTAAATGTAGAGACTGATTATCATAAACTGGCTAAGCCTGCCGATGATAAAGGACAGTTAAGGACAAAAGCAAGTATCGGAGTGGAAATAGAAGACAGATACGGTGTATTTGTAACTGGTGAATATAAATTAGGGGAGCATAATCAGGATGAATACAGAGCAGGAATAACATTAAAAGCAATATTTTAA
- a CDS encoding tautomerase family protein, whose amino-acid sequence MPFLKIYYKKEISDETVNKVNDSIHKSLMDCFDVPEDDIFHIWLPFNAADSKIDSYYVLSEGKKRSDSFLYIDILCAEGRTTEQKNKLYLSVSGQIADKTNISAEDIFITLKEIPRENWSFGEGKAQAVTEKREKKSLTAGNSGGVILNGNPVLDSYTRDMLFGEVWMDETLDQKTRSFITLTALAAIGNTEQMKFHIQTAYKNGVKREELIALTTHLAFYIGWPQAVQLLNQISDDFKYNPEF is encoded by the coding sequence ATGCCGTTTTTAAAAATATATTATAAAAAAGAAATATCAGATGAAACAGTTAATAAAGTAAATGATTCAATTCATAAATCACTAATGGATTGTTTTGATGTTCCGGAAGATGACATTTTTCACATCTGGCTGCCTTTTAATGCAGCAGATTCAAAGATAGACAGTTATTATGTATTATCAGAAGGCAAAAAAAGAAGTGACAGCTTTTTATATATAGATATCTTATGTGCAGAGGGCAGAACCACAGAACAAAAAAATAAACTGTATCTTTCAGTGTCCGGACAGATAGCTGATAAAACAAATATTTCGGCAGAAGATATTTTTATTACACTTAAAGAAATTCCAAGAGAAAACTGGTCATTCGGTGAGGGGAAGGCACAGGCAGTTACAGAGAAAAGAGAAAAAAAATCTCTTACAGCTGGAAATTCAGGAGGGGTAATATTGAATGGAAATCCTGTTTTAGACAGTTATACGAGAGATATGCTATTTGGCGAGGTTTGGATGGATGAAACCTTAGATCAGAAAACAAGAAGCTTCATTACATTAACAGCACTAGCAGCGATTGGAAATACCGAGCAAATGAAATTTCATATTCAGACTGCGTATAAAAACGGAGTCAAACGAGAGGAATTAATTGCATTAACAACACATCTGGCATTTTATATAGGATGGCCGCAGGCTGTACAGCTTTTGAATCAAATATCAGATGATTTCAAATATAACCCGGAATTTTAG
- a CDS encoding LysR family transcriptional regulator, giving the protein MEIKELISFKTIVESGTFSKAADLLYYTQPTITNHIKQLEKSLGFKLFIRGWDAKLTRQGELLYSQLDNLLDHWNYFKGVASDIEKEEIGTLRIGVLEIYASQTADLIMDWTQENKPHMNIEFLLGNTEQMYNSLIQRKIDFAFSTEKEENHPKTKFSKIRDENFGFALPPSHPLLSKEIIQLSDILQYPIVIGDKTCITNRAFMKALDKNNLTGRLKQVFICSNQILIPDMVKSDRIAILPESLVINTNLNFFELEDLEMKLNYGIIVLKQRENYLSKTMKDIIKLFI; this is encoded by the coding sequence ATGGAAATTAAAGAATTAATATCTTTCAAAACTATAGTAGAAAGCGGAACTTTCTCTAAAGCCGCTGATTTGTTATATTATACACAGCCTACAATTACGAATCATATCAAGCAATTGGAAAAATCACTCGGATTTAAATTATTTATACGCGGCTGGGATGCAAAATTAACCAGACAGGGTGAGCTTTTATACAGTCAGCTGGATAATCTTCTGGATCATTGGAATTATTTCAAAGGTGTGGCGTCAGATATTGAAAAAGAAGAAATCGGGACACTCCGCATAGGGGTATTGGAAATATATGCTTCTCAGACTGCCGATCTTATTATGGACTGGACTCAGGAAAACAAGCCTCATATGAATATCGAATTTCTGCTGGGAAACACAGAACAAATGTATAATTCTTTGATTCAAAGAAAAATTGATTTTGCTTTCAGCACAGAAAAGGAAGAAAATCACCCAAAGACAAAATTTTCCAAAATAAGAGATGAAAATTTTGGATTTGCTCTTCCGCCTTCTCACCCGTTATTGTCTAAAGAAATCATTCAGCTATCAGATATTCTGCAGTATCCGATAGTTATAGGAGATAAAACGTGTATTACAAACCGGGCTTTTATGAAAGCTCTTGATAAAAATAATCTGACCGGCAGATTAAAACAAGTCTTTATATGTTCGAATCAAATCCTTATTCCTGATATGGTCAAATCAGACAGAATTGCAATACTTCCGGAATCATTGGTAATAAATACGAATTTGAATTTTTTCGAGCTGGAGGATCTGGAAATGAAATTAAATTACGGAATTATTGTTCTTAAGCAGAGAGAAAACTATTTATCCAAAACTATGAAAGATATTATCAAATTATTTATCTGA
- the pyrE gene encoding orotate phosphoribosyltransferase, whose amino-acid sequence MNKKEQTAKILFDLKAVKINVKEPFTFSSGIKSPIYCDNRVILGYPEAREQIVQGFLDIIDTENTDVIAGVATAGISWAAFIAEKLGKPMAYVRSKPKGHGVGRQIEGAETAGKRVAVIEDLISTGGSSINAAEVLRNSGADSVEVKAIFSYNFKSAFENFEKINCKWDIISDFDILIELLKNEKYLNETEAKTALEWNKNPESWGK is encoded by the coding sequence ATGAATAAAAAAGAGCAGACAGCAAAAATTCTTTTTGATTTGAAAGCAGTGAAAATAAATGTAAAAGAGCCTTTTACATTCTCTTCGGGGATAAAAAGTCCTATATATTGTGATAACAGAGTGATACTGGGATATCCGGAGGCAAGAGAGCAGATAGTACAGGGATTTTTAGATATAATAGATACAGAGAATACTGATGTGATAGCAGGTGTAGCAACTGCAGGCATTTCATGGGCGGCTTTTATAGCAGAAAAATTAGGAAAGCCAATGGCCTATGTAAGAAGCAAGCCTAAAGGTCATGGAGTGGGAAGACAAATAGAAGGGGCAGAAACAGCTGGGAAAAGAGTAGCTGTAATAGAAGATCTGATATCTACAGGGGGCAGCAGTATTAATGCAGCAGAAGTGCTTAGAAATTCAGGTGCGGATAGCGTGGAAGTAAAAGCTATATTTTCCTATAATTTCAAAAGTGCTTTTGAAAATTTTGAAAAAATTAACTGTAAATGGGATATAATATCGGATTTTGATATTTTGATAGAGCTTTTGAAAAACGAAAAATATCTTAATGAAACAGAAGCAAAAACAGCTTTGGAATGGAATAAAAATCCTGAAAGCTGGGGAAAATAA
- a CDS encoding dihydroorotase, translated as MLLRNGTLVNGEKADILIINGKIHLIKKEIEIKEAGRIFTEITGKKLEEIDLKYRYIMPGVIDVHTHMRDPGFTQKEDFISGSKACAKAGITTFIDMPNTNPATITEEALEMKRKSAGEKSAVNYGFHFGGSSDNNSQEIGKAKGVLSTKVFLNVSTGKMLVEDDKVLESIVKAANFLTVHAEGEMINKALEFNKKFGKGLYICHVSSREEMEIIEKAKADNIFNNENHPIFAEVTPHHLFLDEEMKDSDEEKKMLYRMKPELKTKSDREYLWQSIENGTVDTIGTDHAPHLKSEKMEKITFGMPGVETSLALMLTAYNRGKISLVKIQELMCENPARIFGIKNKGVLKEGYDADIIAVDTEQEWLVKKEELLSKCGWSPYEGWKLKGKNILTIVNGNIVYKDGKIFENKGKEVEIDE; from the coding sequence ATGCTGTTACGAAACGGAACGCTGGTTAACGGAGAAAAAGCAGATATTTTGATTATAAACGGCAAAATACATCTTATAAAAAAAGAGATAGAAATTAAGGAAGCCGGGAGAATATTTACTGAAATAACCGGGAAGAAATTAGAGGAGATAGACCTTAAATACAGATATATAATGCCCGGAGTTATAGATGTGCATACGCATATGAGAGACCCGGGCTTTACACAAAAAGAGGATTTTATAAGCGGTTCCAAAGCTTGTGCCAAAGCTGGAATAACTACATTTATAGATATGCCTAATACTAATCCGGCAACTATAACAGAAGAGGCACTGGAAATGAAGAGAAAGAGTGCCGGCGAAAAATCTGCCGTGAATTACGGGTTTCACTTTGGAGGAAGCAGTGATAATAATTCGCAAGAAATCGGGAAAGCAAAAGGTGTTTTGTCAACAAAGGTATTTTTAAATGTAAGTACGGGAAAAATGCTTGTAGAGGATGACAAGGTGCTGGAAAGTATAGTAAAAGCTGCAAATTTTTTAACTGTTCATGCTGAAGGCGAAATGATAAACAAGGCTCTTGAATTTAATAAAAAGTTTGGAAAAGGACTTTATATATGCCATGTATCTTCGAGGGAAGAAATGGAAATAATAGAAAAAGCAAAGGCTGATAACATATTTAATAATGAAAATCATCCGATTTTTGCCGAGGTTACACCTCATCATTTGTTTTTGGACGAAGAAATGAAGGATTCAGATGAGGAAAAAAAGATGCTTTACAGAATGAAGCCTGAGCTAAAGACAAAATCAGACAGGGAATATCTGTGGCAGAGTATAGAGAATGGGACTGTAGATACCATAGGAACTGATCATGCACCTCATTTAAAAAGTGAAAAAATGGAAAAAATAACTTTTGGAATGCCAGGAGTAGAAACTTCGCTTGCATTAATGCTTACAGCATATAATCGGGGGAAAATAAGCCTTGTAAAGATACAGGAATTAATGTGTGAAAATCCTGCTAGAATATTTGGGATAAAGAATAAAGGCGTATTGAAAGAAGGATATGATGCTGATATAATAGCAGTGGATACAGAGCAGGAGTGGCTGGTAAAAAAAGAAGAGCTTTTGTCAAAGTGCGGCTGGTCTCCATATGAAGGCTGGAAATTAAAAGGTAAGAATATACTTACTATAGTTAACGGCAATATTGTTTATAAAGACGGGAAAATATTTGAAAATAAAGGGAAGGAAGTAGAAATTGATGAATAA